A stretch of the Archangium violaceum genome encodes the following:
- a CDS encoding serine/threonine-protein kinase — protein sequence MRPNLIGPYRVLETLGSGGIGTVYRALDGRSNEAVALKLLSGGPAMDSRAAKRLVREFETLADLSHPNVVKVYDTGVFQSSPYLVMELIEGLTLREYLSLRGEELLSQASSASRSASASTSGTFSRSGAAASASAEGPASREAASGEAGGGLFDLSAFAEEAPSEDMAAMRFGSSGSAARLPVQMEPWLGSDSDELDPLDFELPYDVAGPGAEPVKRETAARLEELNRPERVGRLKDALLQICEALAYIHAHGLVHRDLKPSNIMVDEDRQVRLMDFGLAKFLADDAGMTLDGRMVGTFRYMSPEQILGEPLDGRSDLYSLGVILYELMTGRPPFDAKSPVDLWHKVLETEPPPVLAINQNGDPQLARVAHRLIRKEPDDRFQTAEEVYEALSE from the coding sequence ATGCGTCCCAACCTCATCGGTCCCTATCGCGTTCTCGAGACGCTTGGAAGTGGAGGCATCGGGACCGTCTACCGGGCCCTGGATGGCAGGAGCAACGAGGCGGTGGCGCTGAAGCTGCTGTCGGGCGGCCCGGCGATGGACTCACGGGCGGCGAAGCGGCTGGTGCGCGAGTTCGAGACCCTGGCGGACCTCTCCCACCCCAACGTGGTGAAGGTCTACGACACCGGGGTGTTCCAGAGCTCCCCGTACCTGGTGATGGAGCTCATCGAGGGCCTGACGCTGCGCGAGTACCTGTCGCTGCGGGGCGAGGAGCTGCTGTCCCAGGCGAGCTCGGCCTCGAGATCCGCCTCGGCGTCGACCTCGGGGACGTTCTCCCGCTCCGGAGCGGCGGCGTCGGCCTCGGCGGAGGGCCCGGCGAGCCGGGAGGCGGCATCGGGCGAGGCGGGCGGCGGGCTGTTCGATCTGTCGGCCTTCGCCGAGGAAGCGCCGAGCGAGGACATGGCGGCGATGCGCTTCGGCAGCTCGGGCTCGGCGGCGCGGCTGCCCGTGCAGATGGAGCCGTGGCTGGGCTCGGACTCGGACGAGCTGGATCCCCTGGACTTCGAGCTGCCCTACGACGTGGCGGGGCCGGGGGCGGAGCCGGTGAAGCGGGAGACGGCGGCGCGGCTGGAGGAGCTGAACCGGCCGGAGCGGGTGGGCCGGCTGAAGGACGCGCTGCTGCAGATCTGCGAGGCGCTGGCGTACATCCACGCGCACGGGCTGGTGCACCGGGACCTGAAGCCGTCCAACATCATGGTGGACGAGGATCGTCAGGTCCGGCTGATGGACTTCGGACTGGCGAAGTTCCTGGCGGACGACGCGGGGATGACGCTGGACGGGCGCATGGTGGGGACGTTCCGCTACATGTCGCCGGAGCAGATCCTCGGCGAGCCGCTGGACGGGAGATCGGACCTCTACAGCCTGGGAGTCATCCTCTACGAGCTGATGACGGGCCGGCCGCCTTTTGACGCGAAGTCGCCGGTCGACTTGTGGCACAAGGTGCTGGAAACCGAGCCCCCACCAGTGTTGGCCATCAACCAGAACGGAGATCCACAGCTGGCCCGGGTGGCCCATCGCCTCATCCGGAAGGAGCCGGACGACCGGTTCCAGACGGCGGAGGAAGTGTACGAGGCACTCTCCGAGTGA
- a CDS encoding isoprenyl transferase — protein MERPVSPPSLTALERLVQERPLPRHVGIIMDGNGRWAEMRGLPREEGHREGSNSVREVTRCARRVGVEALTLYAFSSQNWARPAEEVAALMDLLREYLESERAEILENGIRLNAIGEVDKLPRFVKEPLDRLRADSAHNTGMVLTLALSYGGREELVQAARRVAEAASKGELTPAHLDTKTFESFLWTHDLPPVDLVVRTSGEQRISNFLLWQLAYAELCFSDVLWPDFRTEAFLRCLAQYQQRERRFGLTSAQLKREDSQRAKA, from the coding sequence ATGGAACGCCCTGTGTCACCTCCTTCTCTGACTGCCCTCGAGCGACTCGTCCAGGAACGACCCCTGCCGCGCCACGTGGGGATCATCATGGACGGCAACGGACGGTGGGCGGAGATGCGCGGCCTGCCCCGGGAAGAAGGACATCGTGAGGGCTCCAACAGTGTGCGCGAGGTGACGCGCTGTGCCCGCCGGGTGGGCGTGGAGGCCCTCACCCTCTATGCCTTCTCCTCGCAGAACTGGGCCCGTCCCGCCGAGGAGGTGGCGGCGCTGATGGATCTGCTGCGCGAGTACCTCGAGAGCGAGCGCGCGGAGATCCTCGAGAACGGCATCCGCCTCAACGCCATTGGCGAGGTGGACAAGCTGCCGCGCTTCGTGAAGGAGCCGTTGGATAGGCTCCGGGCGGACTCGGCGCACAACACGGGGATGGTGCTGACGCTGGCGCTTTCCTACGGCGGGCGCGAGGAGCTGGTGCAGGCGGCGCGCCGGGTGGCCGAGGCCGCCAGCAAGGGCGAGCTGACGCCCGCGCACCTGGACACGAAGACCTTCGAGTCGTTCCTCTGGACGCACGATCTGCCACCGGTGGACCTGGTGGTGCGCACCAGCGGCGAGCAGCGCATCTCCAATTTCCTCCTCTGGCAGCTGGCGTACGCGGAGCTGTGCTTCAGCGACGTCCTGTGGCCGGACTTCCGGACCGAAGCCTTCCTGCGCTGTCTGGCGCAGTACCAGCAACGCGAACGGCGCTTCGGACTCACCTCCGCGCAACTCAAGCGGGAGGACTCCCAGCGGGCCAAGGCGTGA
- a CDS encoding phosphatidate cytidylyltransferase produces MNEKNKNLVIRIVSAVILLPVVLFLLFMGGLYSAGLLGVAAAICASEYYTITQKTLSPAAWVGVVLAGVLPFLPLRDPARTGEGAFWVTAFFLFFAFTYHLIRGPLQEAPTRVAHLVTGFLYGSVGLTAVSALRLMPDGLAWVIAALVITWANDTAAYFAGRFLGRHKLYPAVSPNKTWEGFAGGLVGSVGGMFIARGFFFPVLTVADCLLLGIFGGILGPIGDLCESMLKRAYGVKDSGRIIPGHGGILDRIDALLFNAPLVFVYVTFVRGLLP; encoded by the coding sequence GTGAACGAGAAGAACAAGAACCTCGTCATCCGGATCGTCTCGGCGGTGATTCTGCTGCCGGTCGTCCTCTTCCTGCTGTTCATGGGTGGCCTGTACAGCGCGGGCCTGCTGGGCGTGGCCGCGGCCATCTGCGCCAGCGAGTACTACACCATCACCCAGAAGACGCTGTCGCCAGCGGCCTGGGTGGGCGTGGTGCTCGCGGGCGTGTTGCCCTTCCTGCCGCTGAGGGATCCGGCGCGCACCGGAGAGGGAGCCTTCTGGGTGACGGCCTTCTTCCTCTTCTTCGCCTTCACCTACCACCTCATCCGGGGCCCGCTGCAGGAGGCGCCCACCCGGGTGGCGCACCTGGTGACGGGCTTCCTGTATGGCTCGGTGGGCCTCACCGCCGTGTCCGCCCTGCGGTTGATGCCGGATGGCCTGGCGTGGGTCATCGCCGCGCTCGTCATCACCTGGGCCAACGATACCGCCGCCTACTTCGCTGGCCGCTTCCTGGGCCGCCACAAGCTCTACCCCGCGGTGAGCCCCAACAAGACCTGGGAGGGCTTCGCTGGCGGCCTGGTGGGCTCGGTGGGAGGCATGTTCATCGCCCGGGGCTTCTTCTTCCCCGTGCTCACCGTGGCCGACTGTCTGCTGCTGGGAATTTTCGGCGGCATCCTCGGTCCCATCGGGGACCTGTGCGAGTCCATGCTCAAGCGGGCCTATGGGGTGAAGGATTCCGGCCGAATCATCCCCGGGCACGGCGGCATCCTGGATCGCATCGACGCGCTGCTCTTCAACGCCCCCCTGGTGTTCGTCTACGTCACGTTCGTGCGCGGCCTGCTTCCGTAG
- the rseP gene encoding RIP metalloprotease RseP has product MLQGPGLFILLLGVLITVHELGHFLVAKACGVKVVRFSIGFGPKLFGFTKGDTEYQVAMLPLGGYVKMAGDSPYEEMSPEDAQRGFLNATPWKRALIVAAGPFFSLAFPVIIYFFVFVGAHEAISTRVGFVDPAMPAAAAGIRPGDRIIAVDGEKVQTFDDLRSAFVGRFDRPLPITVERDGTQFIANVTPRKVIESNPVESVERGQIGIQPARKPAVVGVPPGSPAAEAGLKTFDRILSINGVSIPDEAAFLEQVAKTQGPLELTVQRSRPVEAGAVVGQVPSVVKLTVPRQEGEGFAALGVEPSDLYVVAVSPGSVAEKAGIRAGDRLVSFNGQPLNSFNVLAAELSTLKDQSFQLSWRSAADGQEHSQTLSQAMRTSKDELGQELSRLELGIRPWLPSAAELLPLDTVTVQVSIPEALRQSVVIVPKIVGQMVTVIGRIVSGQMSTKTLGGPVMMYQLASKSAEQGWESYLHLMAVISINLGVMNLLPIPILDGFGLLSALWEGIRRRPISVRVREMANVVGLVLLVALMVMAFYNDVTR; this is encoded by the coding sequence ATGCTTCAAGGTCCTGGTCTGTTCATCCTGCTGCTTGGCGTGCTCATCACCGTCCATGAGCTGGGCCACTTCCTCGTGGCCAAGGCCTGCGGGGTGAAGGTCGTCCGGTTCTCCATCGGCTTCGGGCCGAAGCTCTTCGGCTTCACCAAGGGGGACACGGAGTACCAGGTCGCCATGCTGCCCCTGGGCGGCTACGTGAAGATGGCGGGGGACTCACCCTATGAGGAGATGAGCCCCGAGGACGCGCAGCGGGGTTTCCTCAACGCCACGCCCTGGAAGCGGGCCCTCATCGTGGCGGCCGGGCCCTTCTTCAGCCTGGCCTTCCCCGTCATCATCTACTTCTTCGTCTTCGTCGGGGCGCACGAGGCCATCTCCACCCGGGTGGGCTTCGTGGATCCGGCCATGCCCGCGGCGGCCGCCGGAATCCGGCCGGGAGACCGCATCATCGCCGTGGATGGGGAGAAGGTTCAGACCTTCGATGATCTGCGCAGCGCCTTCGTGGGCCGCTTCGATCGCCCCCTGCCCATCACCGTCGAGCGCGATGGCACGCAGTTCATCGCCAATGTGACGCCGCGCAAGGTCATCGAGTCCAACCCCGTCGAGTCGGTGGAGCGGGGGCAGATCGGCATCCAGCCCGCCCGCAAGCCCGCGGTGGTGGGCGTGCCGCCGGGCTCGCCGGCCGCCGAGGCGGGGCTGAAGACCTTCGACCGCATCCTGTCCATCAACGGCGTGAGCATTCCGGACGAGGCCGCCTTCCTCGAGCAGGTCGCCAAGACGCAAGGGCCTCTGGAGCTCACCGTCCAGCGCTCGCGGCCCGTGGAGGCCGGCGCGGTGGTGGGGCAGGTGCCTTCCGTCGTCAAGCTGACGGTGCCGAGGCAGGAGGGCGAGGGCTTCGCGGCCCTGGGCGTGGAGCCCTCGGACCTGTACGTGGTCGCCGTCAGCCCCGGCAGCGTGGCGGAGAAGGCCGGCATTCGCGCGGGGGATCGGCTCGTCTCCTTCAATGGTCAGCCGCTGAACTCCTTCAACGTGCTGGCGGCGGAGCTCAGCACCCTGAAGGACCAGTCCTTCCAGCTCTCCTGGCGCTCGGCGGCGGATGGGCAGGAGCACTCGCAGACGCTCTCCCAGGCGATGCGGACCAGCAAGGACGAGCTCGGGCAGGAGTTGTCCCGGCTCGAGCTGGGCATAAGGCCCTGGCTGCCCTCCGCGGCGGAACTGCTGCCCCTGGACACGGTGACGGTGCAGGTCAGCATCCCCGAGGCGCTGCGCCAGTCCGTCGTCATCGTGCCCAAGATTGTCGGGCAGATGGTGACGGTCATCGGCCGTATCGTGAGCGGGCAGATGTCCACGAAGACGCTGGGCGGGCCCGTGATGATGTACCAGCTGGCCTCCAAGAGCGCGGAGCAGGGCTGGGAGAGCTACCTCCACCTGATGGCCGTCATCTCCATCAACCTGGGCGTGATGAACCTGCTGCCCATCCCCATCCTCGATGGCTTCGGGCTGCTGTCCGCCCTGTGGGAGGGCATCCGCCGCCGTCCCATCTCGGTGCGCGTGCGCGAGATGGCCAACGTCGTCGGCCTGGTGTTGCTCGTGGCGCTGATGGTGATGGCTTTCTACAACGACGTGACTCGCTGA
- a CDS encoding septal ring lytic transglycosylase RlpA family protein encodes MRRLFVGLILGLGVLAGCAPRATRPTREEEPEVVRPEKPPKSRAWLEEGIASYYGPGFAGRPTASGEKFNPQHLTAAHKKLPFGSCLRVVNMENGRSVEVRVNDRGPFVKGRVVDVSTAAAKKLGMMDKGLARVRLYRCADRVSLLSVPFGPLAG; translated from the coding sequence ATGCGGCGACTGTTCGTGGGGTTGATCCTGGGGCTGGGAGTGTTGGCGGGCTGTGCGCCGCGAGCCACCCGGCCCACGCGCGAAGAGGAACCCGAGGTGGTGCGGCCGGAGAAGCCGCCCAAGTCCCGAGCATGGTTGGAGGAGGGGATCGCCTCGTATTACGGCCCGGGCTTCGCCGGCCGGCCCACGGCCAGCGGTGAGAAGTTCAATCCCCAGCACCTCACCGCCGCCCACAAGAAGCTGCCCTTCGGTTCGTGTCTCCGGGTGGTGAACATGGAGAACGGGCGCTCCGTGGAGGTGCGCGTCAACGACCGCGGCCCCTTCGTCAAGGGACGCGTGGTGGACGTGTCGACCGCCGCCGCGAAGAAGCTCGGCATGATGGACAAGGGCCTGGCCCGGGTGCGCCTCTACCGCTGCGCGGACCGGGTCTCGTTGCTCTCCGTCCCCTTCGGGCCGCTGGCGGGGTAG
- the tsaB gene encoding tRNA (adenosine(37)-N6)-threonylcarbamoyltransferase complex dimerization subunit type 1 TsaB has product MFLALDTSTLTLSLALVEREGEGVRVLEHVVVGPPKKQSEVLPGVVGELLARHGVALKSLEGLAIGLGPGSFTGLRIGLSCVKGLAYAAGLKVAGASSLAAVALEGPEGSPLFALAVARKDDLYLGPYRRVGQRVEALGPEEAMHPEEVAARMAAEPEALALGPALPEYRAALERHGVAPSRLLSEPSFPSAVALSYLVRFPEEQTVQAIFALEPHYVRASEPERNPKFPPLPGPPPTARLKDD; this is encoded by the coding sequence ATGTTCCTCGCGCTCGACACCTCCACCCTCACATTGTCCCTGGCCCTCGTGGAGCGGGAAGGGGAGGGCGTGCGCGTCCTCGAGCACGTGGTGGTGGGGCCGCCGAAGAAGCAGAGCGAGGTGCTGCCCGGCGTCGTTGGCGAGCTGCTCGCGCGGCACGGAGTGGCGCTCAAGTCCCTGGAGGGCCTCGCCATCGGCCTGGGCCCGGGCTCCTTCACCGGCCTGCGCATTGGCCTGTCCTGCGTGAAGGGGCTGGCGTACGCGGCGGGACTCAAGGTGGCCGGGGCCTCGTCGCTCGCGGCCGTGGCACTGGAGGGCCCCGAGGGTTCGCCCCTCTTCGCCCTCGCGGTGGCACGAAAGGACGACCTCTACCTGGGGCCCTACCGGCGCGTGGGACAGCGCGTGGAGGCGCTCGGCCCCGAGGAGGCGATGCACCCGGAGGAGGTGGCCGCGCGCATGGCCGCCGAGCCGGAGGCGCTCGCCCTGGGACCCGCCCTGCCCGAGTACCGCGCGGCGCTGGAGCGTCATGGCGTGGCTCCCTCGCGGCTGTTGAGTGAGCCTTCCTTCCCCTCGGCGGTGGCGCTGTCGTACCTGGTCCGCTTCCCCGAGGAGCAGACGGTGCAGGCGATCTTCGCCCTGGAGCCGCACTACGTCCGGGCCTCCGAGCCCGAGCGCAACCCCAAGTTCCCCCCGCTGCCCGGGCCTCCGCCCACCGCGCGTCTCAAGGACGACTGA
- a CDS encoding nucleotidyltransferase family protein, protein MSSAGALPFSAIVLAAGASSRLGTPKQLVRLEGEPLVCRAARLANESGARSVIVVTGASNEAVAEALGGARIRLAHNTGWAEGPGTSIRAGIEALLADTSRPRDEQAVLMLCDQPFVTPEHLRALVERVTRGHPAAASDYGGEGGFGVPAAFAAELLPELLALSGHQGAKPVLMRHQARLALVPFTEGLLDVDTPADLERLGLSRP, encoded by the coding sequence ATGAGCTCCGCGGGCGCCCTCCCCTTCTCGGCCATCGTGCTCGCCGCGGGCGCCTCGTCGCGCCTCGGCACGCCGAAGCAGCTCGTGCGCCTGGAGGGGGAACCGCTCGTGTGCCGAGCCGCGCGCCTGGCGAATGAGAGTGGGGCCCGGAGCGTCATCGTCGTCACCGGAGCCTCCAACGAAGCCGTAGCGGAGGCGCTCGGCGGTGCACGCATCCGGCTCGCGCACAACACCGGGTGGGCCGAGGGGCCGGGCACCTCCATCCGCGCCGGTATCGAGGCCCTGCTCGCCGACACCTCCCGCCCCCGGGACGAGCAGGCCGTGCTCATGTTGTGCGATCAGCCCTTCGTCACGCCGGAGCACCTTCGTGCGCTCGTGGAGCGGGTGACGCGCGGCCACCCGGCCGCCGCCAGCGACTATGGTGGGGAGGGCGGTTTCGGGGTGCCCGCGGCGTTCGCGGCGGAGCTCCTTCCCGAGCTCCTCGCGCTGAGCGGGCACCAGGGAGCCAAACCCGTGCTGATGCGCCACCAGGCGCGACTGGCCCTCGTGCCTTTCACCGAGGGACTCCTCGACGTCGACACCCCGGCGGACCTCGAGCGCCTCGGCCTCAGTCGTCCTTGA
- a CDS encoding XdhC family protein, whose translation MSVSELLAVMEGAAAAREPLVVGTLVRTSGSTYRRAGARLLITKEGVPVGLISGGCLEPQIAKTAREVLATGASRRLRFDMTGENDGLIGFGLGCRGALDVLLEKLEPWRLDAETRRLLCGMNSADAPRALVTAFEAPPALEGLLGTVLVKEGDADAPSSAMALREAAHGLAREALATDRPLVRTLQLPEGGIECFVDLVPPAVHLTIYGAGPDAVPLVSIARQLDWRVTVVDHRPAMCDPARFPGAERVVHAHPENVVPHVPTGRHSAVVVMSHNYFADLRLLPVLLKLDVAYVGLLGPRRRGEQLLREMADEFVPTPEQLARLYSPVGLKIGGDTPAAIALSIAAEIQAVLSQSEGAHLRQHDGPIHLSQPEETHRKSA comes from the coding sequence GTGAGTGTGAGCGAGCTCCTCGCCGTCATGGAGGGAGCCGCCGCAGCCCGCGAGCCGCTCGTGGTCGGGACCCTGGTCCGCACGAGCGGTTCGACGTATCGCCGGGCCGGGGCGCGCCTCCTCATCACGAAGGAGGGAGTGCCCGTCGGGCTGATCAGCGGCGGCTGTCTCGAGCCGCAGATCGCGAAGACGGCGCGCGAGGTGCTCGCCACGGGTGCCTCGCGGCGCCTTCGCTTCGACATGACGGGCGAGAACGACGGGCTCATCGGCTTCGGCCTCGGGTGCCGGGGTGCGCTCGATGTGCTGCTCGAGAAGCTTGAGCCCTGGCGGCTCGATGCCGAGACCCGGCGGCTGCTGTGCGGAATGAACTCCGCCGACGCACCCCGGGCGCTCGTCACCGCCTTCGAGGCCCCTCCCGCCCTCGAAGGTCTTCTCGGCACTGTCCTGGTGAAGGAGGGAGACGCGGATGCCCCCTCCTCCGCCATGGCCCTGCGTGAGGCGGCGCACGGGCTCGCCCGGGAAGCGCTCGCGACGGATCGTCCCCTGGTGCGGACGCTCCAGCTGCCGGAAGGCGGCATCGAGTGCTTCGTGGACCTCGTACCGCCCGCCGTCCACCTCACCATCTACGGCGCGGGTCCGGACGCGGTGCCCCTGGTCTCCATCGCCCGTCAGCTCGACTGGAGGGTGACGGTGGTGGACCACCGGCCGGCGATGTGCGATCCGGCGCGCTTCCCGGGTGCCGAGCGCGTGGTGCACGCGCATCCCGAGAACGTCGTCCCGCACGTGCCCACCGGGCGTCACTCGGCCGTGGTGGTCATGAGCCATAACTACTTCGCCGACCTGCGTCTGCTGCCCGTGCTCCTGAAGCTCGACGTGGCCTACGTCGGGCTGCTCGGCCCCCGACGCCGGGGCGAGCAGCTCCTGCGCGAGATGGCCGATGAGTTCGTTCCGACCCCGGAGCAGCTCGCGCGCCTCTATAGTCCGGTGGGACTGAAGATCGGTGGTGACACCCCGGCGGCCATCGCCCTGTCGATCGCCGCGGAGATCCAGGCCGTGCTGTCCCAGAGCGAAGGCGCCCACCTCCGGCAGCATGACGGGCCCATCCACCTGTCCCAGCCAGAGGAGACGCATAGGAAGAGCGCATGA
- a CDS encoding xanthine dehydrogenase family protein molybdopterin-binding subunit — translation MKTDQEKNTQVGLSRRSFVQSTAATVAGLVLGFHLPANPMRRSEAFAAEAEGKVSPEARETKLNTWLRIAPDGVITIYVARSEMGQGIFTSMPMIIAEELEADWSKIRVEPAPSGPEFNYTGQPFEITGGSMSIRTTWDILQRIGAIARHMLIAAAAQKWGVTAESCHAEQGFVVHKASGRKAGFGELTAAAAALPVDAIPKEPKLKTRAEYKLIGKPVKRLDTPAKVSGKPLFGIDVVVPDMVYAAVRHSPVIGGECSNFAELAKAMPAGTTLVKTRGAIIAVADSWWTAKTVIGGLEPKWTKGATTGQSSEAIEKKLRAAASGKKNPVAATKGEADKALAKAKTKLEAEYSTPFLAHTPMEPLNCTAHVKPDGIEIWVGTQSHTLTKLLVSNATKVPQDKIVVHTTYLGGGFGRRAESDEVMQAIAASKAVGKPVKLIWSREEDVQHDFYRPATLVKMRAGLGEDGLPVAFTANIAGPSIMKRWTTFGGVGKNGIDMTTIEGLADFKYECPNQHIQAAIVDTGVPVGFWRSVGSSHNAFYVESFMDELAHAAKQDPYKFRRALLEKSHPRFVKVLDTVARMSKWETPPAEGRFRGIAIAESFGSIVGEVAEVSVTADGRLTVHKVWVAVDCGRYVNPDTIVAQMEGGVVYGLSAALRGQITLRNGRVEQSNFHDFSMLAPYEMPEIAVEIVESGEAPGGVGEPGVPPIAPAVTNAIFAATGKRLRTLPISNHKLTGGKPT, via the coding sequence ATGAAGACCGACCAGGAGAAGAACACCCAGGTGGGTCTCTCGCGCCGCTCGTTCGTCCAGTCGACCGCCGCGACGGTCGCGGGGCTCGTGCTCGGCTTCCACCTCCCCGCCAACCCGATGCGCCGCTCCGAGGCGTTCGCCGCGGAGGCCGAGGGCAAGGTGTCCCCGGAGGCCAGGGAGACGAAGCTCAACACGTGGCTGCGGATCGCGCCGGATGGCGTCATCACCATCTACGTCGCCCGGAGCGAGATGGGCCAGGGCATCTTCACCTCGATGCCCATGATCATCGCCGAGGAGCTCGAGGCGGACTGGAGCAAGATTCGCGTCGAGCCCGCGCCCTCGGGCCCGGAGTTCAACTACACCGGCCAGCCCTTCGAGATCACCGGTGGCAGCATGAGCATCCGCACCACCTGGGACATCCTCCAGCGGATCGGCGCCATCGCGCGCCACATGCTCATCGCCGCCGCCGCCCAGAAGTGGGGCGTCACCGCGGAGAGCTGCCACGCCGAGCAGGGCTTCGTCGTCCACAAGGCGAGCGGTCGCAAGGCCGGCTTCGGTGAGCTCACGGCCGCCGCCGCCGCGCTGCCCGTGGATGCAATTCCGAAGGAGCCGAAGCTCAAGACGCGCGCCGAGTACAAGCTCATCGGCAAGCCGGTGAAGCGGCTCGACACGCCCGCCAAGGTGTCCGGCAAGCCCCTCTTCGGCATCGACGTCGTCGTCCCGGACATGGTGTACGCTGCGGTGCGCCACTCGCCCGTCATCGGCGGGGAGTGCTCGAACTTCGCGGAGCTGGCCAAGGCGATGCCCGCGGGCACCACGCTGGTGAAGACCAGGGGGGCCATCATCGCCGTGGCGGACAGCTGGTGGACGGCGAAGACGGTCATCGGCGGCCTCGAGCCCAAGTGGACGAAGGGCGCCACGACCGGGCAGTCCTCGGAGGCCATCGAGAAGAAGCTCCGCGCGGCCGCCAGCGGAAAGAAGAACCCCGTCGCGGCAACGAAGGGTGAGGCCGACAAGGCGCTGGCCAAGGCGAAGACGAAGCTCGAGGCCGAGTACTCGACGCCCTTCCTCGCCCACACGCCGATGGAGCCCCTCAACTGCACGGCCCACGTCAAGCCGGATGGAATCGAGATCTGGGTGGGAACGCAGTCCCATACCCTCACCAAGCTCCTCGTCTCGAACGCCACGAAGGTGCCGCAGGACAAGATCGTCGTCCACACCACCTACCTCGGCGGAGGCTTCGGCCGGAGGGCGGAGAGCGACGAGGTGATGCAGGCCATCGCGGCCTCGAAGGCGGTCGGCAAGCCCGTCAAGCTCATCTGGTCGCGCGAGGAGGACGTCCAGCACGACTTCTACCGGCCTGCGACCCTCGTGAAGATGAGGGCCGGGCTCGGTGAGGACGGACTGCCCGTGGCCTTCACGGCGAACATCGCCGGCCCCTCCATCATGAAGCGGTGGACGACGTTCGGTGGCGTCGGCAAGAACGGCATCGACATGACGACCATCGAGGGCCTGGCCGACTTCAAGTACGAGTGCCCCAACCAGCACATCCAGGCCGCCATCGTCGACACGGGCGTGCCGGTGGGCTTCTGGCGCTCCGTTGGTAGCTCCCACAACGCCTTCTACGTGGAGAGCTTCATGGACGAGCTGGCGCACGCGGCGAAGCAGGATCCGTACAAGTTCCGCCGCGCCCTCCTCGAGAAGTCGCACCCGCGCTTCGTCAAGGTGCTCGACACCGTGGCCCGGATGTCGAAGTGGGAGACGCCTCCCGCCGAGGGCCGCTTCCGCGGCATCGCCATCGCCGAGAGCTTCGGCAGCATCGTCGGCGAGGTGGCCGAGGTCTCGGTCACGGCGGACGGCCGACTGACGGTCCACAAGGTGTGGGTGGCGGTTGATTGTGGCCGGTACGTCAACCCGGACACCATCGTCGCCCAGATGGAGGGTGGCGTCGTCTACGGGCTCTCCGCCGCGCTGCGCGGGCAGATCACCCTGCGCAATGGCCGCGTCGAGCAGAGCAACTTCCACGACTTCTCGATGCTGGCTCCCTACGAGATGCCGGAGATCGCCGTGGAGATCGTCGAGAGTGGCGAGGCCCCCGGTGGCGTGGGAGAGCCCGGCGTGCCGCCCATCGCCCCGGCCGTGACGAACGCCATCTTCGCCGCGACCGGCAAGCGCCTGCGCACCCTGCCGATCAGCAACCACAAGCTCACGGGAGGTAAGCCCACGTGA
- a CDS encoding (2Fe-2S)-binding protein: MAQTLKVNGKEVTVDVDPGTPLLWVLREKLGLLGTKFGCGQGLCGACTVHVNGAATRSCLLPVVAVSGEITTIEGLSPDNSHPAQRAWIEADAPQCGYCQSGQVMACAALLKAKPKPTEADISAAMTNLCRCGTYGKIRKAVQIAVKLNSEGEV, translated from the coding sequence ATGGCGCAGACGTTGAAGGTGAACGGCAAGGAAGTAACTGTTGACGTGGACCCAGGGACTCCCCTCCTCTGGGTGCTGCGGGAGAAGCTGGGACTGCTGGGGACGAAGTTCGGATGTGGGCAGGGCCTGTGCGGCGCCTGCACGGTGCACGTCAACGGCGCCGCGACGCGCAGCTGTCTGCTGCCCGTGGTGGCGGTGAGCGGTGAGATCACGACGATCGAGGGCCTGAGCCCCGACAACAGCCACCCCGCCCAGCGCGCGTGGATCGAGGCCGACGCGCCCCAGTGTGGCTACTGCCAGTCCGGACAGGTGATGGCCTGCGCCGCGCTACTCAAGGCCAAGCCCAAGCCCACGGAGGCCGACATCTCGGCCGCCATGACGAACCTGTGCCGCTGCGGCACCTACGGAAAGATCCGCAAGGCCGTGCAGATCGCCGTCAAGCTCAACTCCGAGGGGGAGGTCTGA